In one Epinephelus lanceolatus isolate andai-2023 chromosome 19, ASM4190304v1, whole genome shotgun sequence genomic region, the following are encoded:
- the ptgdsa gene encoding neutrophil gelatinase-associated lipocalin, translating into MRTTGVTVVMVMLCGMMVDADVKPQKDFNLQEFAGRWYRVGLAYDSPGFAPYRDKLKASMGIVTALPNGNVNLTMWDATPLGCQMKVYHYEKTNVPGEFTYFSTRHNMVKDITVVETNYTDYALVVKHKVFHREYTQVALYGRTQTVRTDVIQKFKVLAMLQGFPTQSILTPPPAENCPASRSG; encoded by the exons ATGAGGACCACTGGGGTCACCGTTGTCATGGTGATGTTGTGCGGGATGATGGTGGACGCAGATGTGAAGCCGCAGAAAGATTTCAACCTGCAGGAG ttcGCAGGGAGATGGTACCGGGTGGGCCTGGCCTATGACTCTCCGGGTTTTGCCCCCTACAGAGACAAACTGAAGGCCTCCATGGGCATCGTCACAGCTCTGCCAAACGGAAACGTTAATCTCACAATGTGGGATGCCAC ACCATTAGGTTGTCAGATGAAGGTGTATCACTATGAGAAGACCAACGTACCTGGAGAGTTCACCTACTTCAGCACAC gCCACAACATGGTGAAGGACATCACTGTGGTGGAAACAAACTACACTGACTACGCTCTGGTGGTCAAACACAAGGTTTTTCACAGAGAGTACACACAGGTGGCACTTTacg GTCGCACTCAAACGGTCAGAACTGATGTAATTCAGAAGTTTAAAGTCTTGGCTATGCTCCAGGGTTTCCCCACACAGTCTATCTTGACTCCACCTCCAGCAG AAAATTGCCCAGCATCAAGATCTGGTTAG
- the LOC117269194 gene encoding protein AMBP-like gives MQRAVILVCLVVMGLAWIGQAVPVLPDPLILTQENFDLGRFMGRWYEVAVVSTCPHFMQRKRGNPVIVALELQHVDSEGNFTMTATSFRNGTCKQTSTNYALTNTPGRFFHHVARFGVDVDSFVVHSSYDEYAMMLILSTEKASGNKTIIVKLYSRTMSVRAAVLEDFKTLVRQHGVSDDTIIMNQNKGECVPGEQVTKATTTQPQSSDPKRRKRNSVLPMVPAQEEDAGNVWPGWTDHVE, from the exons ATGCAGAGAGCCGTGATTCTGGTGTGTCTGGTGGTCATGGGGTTGGCCTGGATTGGGCAAGCAGTCCCAGTGCTCCCAGACCCTCTTATTCTCACACAGGAGAACTTTGATCTGGGCCGG TTCATGGGCAGGTGGTATGAGGTAGCTGTGGTGTCTACTTGCCCTCACTTCATGCAGCGCAAGAGGGGAAACCCTGTCATTGTCGCACTGGAGCTGCAACATGTAGACTCTGAAGGAAACTTCACAATGACGGCCACTAGTTTCAG GAATGGCACATGTAAGCAGACGTCCACAAATTACGCTTTGACCAACACTCCAGGACGATTCTTCCACCATGTTGCAA GGTTCGGAGTGGACGTTGATTCCTTCGTGGTTCACTCCAGCTATGATGAGTACGCAATGATGCTGATACTGAGCACAGAGAAAGCATCAGGAAATAAAACCATCATAGTCAAGCTTTATA GTCGAACTATGAGTGTGAGAGCAGCTGTGTTGGAGGACTTCAAAACTCTGGTCAGACAACATGGAGTGAGTGATGACACCATCATTATGAATCAGAATAAAG GTGAGTGTGTTCCAGGTGAGCAGGTGACAAAGGCCACCACGACTCAGCCTCAG AGTTCTGATCccaagaggaggaaaagaaattCGGTGCTACCTATGGTTCCTGCACAGGAGGAGGACGCTGGTAACGTTTGGCCAG GGTGGACAGATCATGTGGAATAA